The proteins below come from a single Panicum hallii strain FIL2 chromosome 7, PHallii_v3.1, whole genome shotgun sequence genomic window:
- the LOC112901203 gene encoding uncharacterized protein LOC112901203 — protein sequence MEMLSPEEEAKKLAEEAARKAANEQHSSSKNEEDPLITKNEMRSEMRCMIQELMGLGLIGPKAVSRPSELKLELVPNDVKLEGSKNYLSWSRRVRMLLAGKGVEDYLEEDCVEPDDKLSSEWRIWHTTNSIIVTWLLSSMSPSVSKMVEAMRTAAQIWKTLSNMYSRKGNVMMMEIQNMADAVKQAGRSVEQYASELQYLWGELDHYAPLLMECSRDAGAVHKWVEDRRVTHFLKNLDPEFESRRAAICHQESLPTMEEAISAMLNEESRLKVMVGNDPIKSAYSAVDDRDCYNCGEKGHLSYNCPYPRGSGARGGGARGARGGARGGRGGYGGGRGSHGGGHGRGRGGPRTNVAVAEETSSITLTGEQAKMWEQWQKSKESENLASTPPDSTATTTVQHFGNFTNYAHSDEGEEHWEEDWDWSQA from the exons ATGGAGATGTTGAGTCCGGAAGAAGAGGCGAAGAAATTGGCAGAAGAGGCTGCAAGGAAGGCTGCAAATGAGCAGCATAGCAGCAGCAAGAACGAAGAGGATCCACTCATTACAAAAAATGAGATGAGAAGCGAGATGAGGTGTATGATTCAAGAGCTTATGGGGCTGGGTTTGATTGGGCCTAAGGCGGTGTCTCGACCGTCTGAGTTGAAGCTGGAGCTTGTGCCAAATGATGTGAAGTTAGAAGGCAGCAAGAATTACTTGAGTTGGTCTAGGAGAGTGAGGATGCTTCTAGCCGGAAAGGGGGTGGAAGACTATCTGGAGGAGGACTGTGTCGAGCCAGATGACAAACTCAGTTCTGAATGGAGAATTTGGCACACCACTAACTCAATTATAGTGACATGGTTGCTGTCATCTATGTCCCCGTCTGTGAGTAAGATGGTTGAAGCTATGCGTACTGCAGCACAGATTTGGAAGACCTTGAGTAATATGTACTCAAGAAAAGGAAATGTGATGATGATGGAAATTCAAAATATGGCAGATGCGGTGAAACAAGCAGGAAGATCTGTTGAGCAGTATGCTAGTGAACTTCAATACTTGTGGGGTGAGCTAGATCATTATGCTCCACTTCTCATGGAGTGTTCCAGAGATGCTGGGGCTGTTCATAAATGGGTAGAGGATAGGAGAGTAACCCATTTCTTAAAGAATTTGGATCCTGAGTTTGAAAGTAGGAGGGCAGCCATCTGCCATCAAGAGAGCCTTCCTACTATGGAGGAGGCCATTTCGGCCATGCTTAATGAGGAAAGTAGACTTAAGGTGATGGTTGGTAATGATCCAATCAAGTCGGCATACAGTGCTGTTGATGATAGAGATTGCTATAACTGTGGAGAGAAAGGACACTTGAGCTACAACTGTCCTTATCCGAGAGGGAGTGGTGCTCGCGGTGGTGGTGCCCGCGGAGCACGTGGGGGTGCTCGTGGTGGTCGTGGTGGTTATGGAGGAGGTCGTGGAAGCCATGGTGGAGGACATGGTAGAGGTCGTGGTGGCCCTAGAACCAATGTGGCTGTTGCAGAAGAAACATCATCTATCACTCTGACTGGAGAACAAGCTAAGATGTGGGAACAGTGGCAGAAGAGCAAAGAGTCAGAGAACTTAGCTAGTACTCCACCTGATTCTACTGCAACCACTACCGTTCAACACTTCGGTAACTTCACCAACTACGCCCACTCGGACGAAG GAGAAGAGCACTGGGAGGAGGATTGGGACTGGAGTCAGGCATAA
- the LOC112900029 gene encoding ent-kaurenoic acid oxidase 1-like isoform X1, protein METMVAGAGPDQQAAWPWGWWLAIALLPPLLALAICHGNDAFHRAAFALKRWLHGRPRARLPPGHMGLPFVGENPALKRYFRRARRPDGYVHDKKRRYGDATGGLYRTHLFGSPAVLVCSPAVNKFVLQSPDSFGVCWPAPDLVGASSILNVDGARHARLRACVVEAVNRPSSLRSIACAIQPRVAAALRTWARKSTVTAAVETKKVTFENICKMFVSMEPSPLTEEMDAWFAGLLGGLRAFPLDLPGTAFRRALRCRRKLSAVFRDELRRRKDAADGGDDLMSALMRTEDEGGRLLSDEEVVDNIVSLVLAGYQSTAAALMWAVYLLAKTPHALAKLREENDAIIRDKNGEFITPDDIPKMKYTAKVVEETLRVANVAAMVHRVALKDVEYGGYTIPQGWRVVVWLRSLHTDPNYYDDPLRFNPDRWEKPAKPGTYQVFGGGYRMCAGNMLARLQLIIMLHHLSVGYKWELLNPGAEIVYIPHSYPSDGALIAISEL, encoded by the exons ATGGAGACGATGGTGGCTGGGGCTGGCCCTGATCAGCAGGCGGCGTGGCCGTGGGGATGGTGGCTGGCCATCGCCCTGCTCCCGCCGCTTCTCGCGCTCGCCATCTGCCACGGCAACGACGCCTTCCACCGCGCCGCGTTCGCGCTCAAGCGCTGGCTCCAcggccggccgcgcgcgaggCTCCCGCCGGGCCACATGGGCCTGCCCTTCGTCGGCGAGAACCCCGCCCTCAAGCGCTACTTCAGGCGAGCGCGCCGCCCCGACGGCTACGTCCACGACAAGAAGCGCAGGTACGGCGACGCCACGGGGGGGCTGTACCGGACGCACCTGTTTGGCTCCCCCGCGGTCCTCGTCTGCTCGCCCGCGGTCAACAAGTTCGTGCTGCAGTCCCCCGATAGCTTCGGCGTGTGCTGGCCCGCGCCGGATCTCGTCGGCGCTTCGTCCATCCTCAACGTCGACGGCGCCCGCCACGCCAGGCTCCGTGCCTGCGTCGTCGAGGCGGTGAACCGGCCCAGCTCGCTGCGGAGCATCGCGTGCGCTATCCAgccgcgcgtggccgcggcGCTGCGAACGTGGGCGCGCAAGAGCAccgtcaccgccgccgtcgagacCAAGAAA GTGACGTTCGAGAACATCTGCAAGATGTTCGTGAGCATGGAGCCGTCGCCGCTGACAGAGGAGATGGATGCGTGGTTCGCCGGCTTGCTGGGCGGCCTCAGGGCGTTCCCGCTCGACCTGCCAGGGACTGCATTCCGTCGAGCTCTCAGG TGCCGCCGCAAGTTGAGCGCGGTGTTCAGGGATGAGCTGCGGAGGAGGAAGGACGCGGCAGACGGTGGCGATGACCTGATGAGCGCGCTGATGAGGACGGAGGACGAGGGAGGGAGGCTGCTCAGTGACGAGGAGGTGGTGGACAACATCGTATCGTTGGTGCTAGCGGGCTACCAGTCCACTGCTGCTGCTCTCATGTGGGCTGTCTACCTCCTCGCCAAGACGCCACATGCCCTTGCCAAGCTCAGA GAGGAGAACGATGCGATAATAAGAGACAAGAATGGGGAGTTCATCACCCCTGACGACATCCCAAAGATGAAATACACTGCTAAG GTAGTTGAAGAAACACTTCGAGTAGCCAACGTCGCGGCAATGGTTCATCGTGTAGCACTCAAAGATGTCGAGTACGGAGGTTATACCATACCTCAAGGGTGGAGGGTTGTGGTCTGGCTGCGGTCACTGCATACGGACCCCAATTACTACGACGATCCGTTAAGATTCAACCCCGACAGATGGGAA AAACCGGCAAAGCCAGGTACATACCAGGTGTTCGGAGGGGGATACAGGATGTGCGCGGGGAACATGCTCGCAAGGCTGCAGCTCATAATCATGCTGCATCATCTATCCGTTGGCTACAA ATGGGAGTTGCTTAATCCTGGTGCGGAAATCGTATACATTCCACACTCATATCCTTCCGATGGAGCTCTCATTGCCATCAGTGAGCTATGA
- the LOC112900029 gene encoding ent-kaurenoic acid oxidase 1-like isoform X2, with translation METMVAGAGPDQQAAWPWGWWLAIALLPPLLALAICHGNDAFHRAAFALKRWLHGRPRARLPPGHMGLPFVGENPALKRYFRRARRPDGYVHDKKRRYGDATGGLYRTHLFGSPAVLVCSPAVNKFVLQSPDSFGVCWPAPDLVGASSILNVDGARHARLRACVVEAVNRPSSLRSIACAIQPRVAAALRTWARKSTVTAAVETKKVTFENICKMFVSMEPSPLTEEMDAWFAGLLGGLRAFPLDLPGTAFRRALRCRRKLSAVFRDELRRRKDAADGGDDLMSALMRTEDEGGRLLSDEEVVDNIVSLVLAGYQSTAAALMWAVYLLAKTPHALAKLRVVEETLRVANVAAMVHRVALKDVEYGGYTIPQGWRVVVWLRSLHTDPNYYDDPLRFNPDRWEKPAKPGTYQVFGGGYRMCAGNMLARLQLIIMLHHLSVGYKWELLNPGAEIVYIPHSYPSDGALIAISEL, from the exons ATGGAGACGATGGTGGCTGGGGCTGGCCCTGATCAGCAGGCGGCGTGGCCGTGGGGATGGTGGCTGGCCATCGCCCTGCTCCCGCCGCTTCTCGCGCTCGCCATCTGCCACGGCAACGACGCCTTCCACCGCGCCGCGTTCGCGCTCAAGCGCTGGCTCCAcggccggccgcgcgcgaggCTCCCGCCGGGCCACATGGGCCTGCCCTTCGTCGGCGAGAACCCCGCCCTCAAGCGCTACTTCAGGCGAGCGCGCCGCCCCGACGGCTACGTCCACGACAAGAAGCGCAGGTACGGCGACGCCACGGGGGGGCTGTACCGGACGCACCTGTTTGGCTCCCCCGCGGTCCTCGTCTGCTCGCCCGCGGTCAACAAGTTCGTGCTGCAGTCCCCCGATAGCTTCGGCGTGTGCTGGCCCGCGCCGGATCTCGTCGGCGCTTCGTCCATCCTCAACGTCGACGGCGCCCGCCACGCCAGGCTCCGTGCCTGCGTCGTCGAGGCGGTGAACCGGCCCAGCTCGCTGCGGAGCATCGCGTGCGCTATCCAgccgcgcgtggccgcggcGCTGCGAACGTGGGCGCGCAAGAGCAccgtcaccgccgccgtcgagacCAAGAAA GTGACGTTCGAGAACATCTGCAAGATGTTCGTGAGCATGGAGCCGTCGCCGCTGACAGAGGAGATGGATGCGTGGTTCGCCGGCTTGCTGGGCGGCCTCAGGGCGTTCCCGCTCGACCTGCCAGGGACTGCATTCCGTCGAGCTCTCAGG TGCCGCCGCAAGTTGAGCGCGGTGTTCAGGGATGAGCTGCGGAGGAGGAAGGACGCGGCAGACGGTGGCGATGACCTGATGAGCGCGCTGATGAGGACGGAGGACGAGGGAGGGAGGCTGCTCAGTGACGAGGAGGTGGTGGACAACATCGTATCGTTGGTGCTAGCGGGCTACCAGTCCACTGCTGCTGCTCTCATGTGGGCTGTCTACCTCCTCGCCAAGACGCCACATGCCCTTGCCAAGCTCAGA GTAGTTGAAGAAACACTTCGAGTAGCCAACGTCGCGGCAATGGTTCATCGTGTAGCACTCAAAGATGTCGAGTACGGAGGTTATACCATACCTCAAGGGTGGAGGGTTGTGGTCTGGCTGCGGTCACTGCATACGGACCCCAATTACTACGACGATCCGTTAAGATTCAACCCCGACAGATGGGAA AAACCGGCAAAGCCAGGTACATACCAGGTGTTCGGAGGGGGATACAGGATGTGCGCGGGGAACATGCTCGCAAGGCTGCAGCTCATAATCATGCTGCATCATCTATCCGTTGGCTACAA ATGGGAGTTGCTTAATCCTGGTGCGGAAATCGTATACATTCCACACTCATATCCTTCCGATGGAGCTCTCATTGCCATCAGTGAGCTATGA
- the LOC112901302 gene encoding tuliposide A-converting enzyme 1, chloroplastic-like codes for MAASGASDDEVVFEVAHRIRIFRSGRVERYCGSDPFPASTDASTSVASKDHAISPDVAVRLYLPPAARDGGSRLPVLVYFHGGGFCLLSAFNAIIHGYLNSLAARARAVVVSVEYRLAPEHPLPAAYEDSWRALGWVASHGSGAGEEAWLADHADFSRLSLAGESAGANIAHHMAMRAGAEGLPGGTRINGVVLVHPYFLSDAKVPSEESNPAMADNLVRMWRVVSPGTSGLDDPWINPLVGGAPALGALACGRVLVCLAEEDVLRDRGSAYCEGLRASGWAGELEVVEAAGQGHCFHLSDFTSGDAVRQDEAIAMFLNL; via the coding sequence ATGGCCGCCTCCGGTGCCTCGGACGACGAGGTCGTCTTCGAGGTCGCGCACCGCATCCGCATTTTCAGGAGCGGGCGCGTCGAGCGCTACTGCGGCTCCGACCCCTTCCCGGCCTCCACCGACGCCAGCACCAGCGTCGCGTCCAAAGACCACGCCATCTCCCCCGACGTCGCCGTCCGCCTCTACCTCCCGCCGGCAGCCAGGGATGGTGGAAGCAGGCTCCCCGTCCTGGTCTACTTCCACGGCGGCGGTTTCTGCCTCCTCAGcgccttcaacgccatcatccaCGGGTACCTCAACTCCCTCGCGGCGCGCGCCCGGGCCGTCGTCGTCTCCGTGGAGTACCGCCTCGCGCCCGAGCACCCCCTCCCCGCCGCGTACGAGGACTCGTGGCGGGCGCTCGGCTGGGTCGCCTCCCAcggctccggcgccggcgaggaggcctGGCTCGCCGACCACGCGGACTTCTCCCGGCTGTCCCTCGCCGGCGAGAGCGCGGGCGCCAACATCGCGCACCACATGGCCATGCGCGCCGGGGCCGAGGGGCTCCCCGGGGGCACCCGGATCAACGGCGTCGTCCTGGTCCACCCCTACTTCCTGAGCGACGCCAAGGTGCCCTCCGAGGAGAGCAACCCCGCCATGGCCGACAACTTGGTGAGGATGTGGCGCGTCGTGTCCCCGGGGACCAGCGGCCTCGACGACCCCTGGATCAACCCGCTCGTGGGCGGCGCGCCGGCGCTGGGCGCGCTGGCGTGCGGGCGCGTGCTCGTGTGCCTCGCGGAGGAGGACGTGCTCCGTGACCGCGGCAGCGCGTACTGCGAGGGGCTCCGGGCGAGCGGGTGGGCGGGGGAGCTGGAGGTCGTCGAGGCGGCCGGGCAGGGCCACTGCTTCCATCTGTCCGACTTCACGTCCGGCGACGCCGTCAGGCAGGACGAGGCCATTGCCATGTTCCTGAATCTGTAG
- the LOC112900085 gene encoding deSI-like protein At4g17486, whose protein sequence is MEAQNGGGAPVVLNVYDLTPMNNYLYWFGLGIFHSGIEVHGMEYGFGAHEFPTSGVFEVEPKGCPGFVYRRSVWMGTTDMSRAEFRSFIENLAGKYNGNMYHLISKNCNHFTDDVCRNLTRKSIPGWVNRLARVGSFFNCLLPESIQVSTVRHVPTHPSFSDDDMDSISSSLIGDSDVEELDQHLLPQDVHSIDVPPKLAKDLL, encoded by the exons ATGGAGGCGCAGaacggcggcggggcgccggtgGTGCTCAACGTGTACGACCTGACGCCCATGAACAACTACCTTTACTGGTTCGGCCTCGGCATCTTCCACTCCGGAATCGAAG TTCATGGGATGGAATATGGATTTGGAGCACATGAGTTCCCAACAAGTGGGGTATTTGAGGTGGAACCAAAAGGCTGCCCTGGCTTCGTGTATAGAAGGTCTGTGTGGATGGGCACAACTGACATGTCTAGGGCAGAGTTCCGCTCGTTCATTGAAAATCTTGCAGGAAAGTACAATGGTAACATGTATCATTTGATTTCAAAGAACTGCAACCATTTTACAGATGATGTCTGTAGAAATTTGACCAGGAAGTCAATCCCTGGATGGGTGAATCGGCTAGCTAGAGTAG GTTCGTTTTTCAACTGCCTCCTACCAGAAAGCATCCAAGTTTCTACAGTCAGACACGTCCCTACTCATCCTTCATTTTCTG ATGATGATATGGATTCAATATCTTCATCACTTATTGGGGACAGTGATGTGGAAGAGTTGGACCAACATCTGCTGCCACAAGACGTCCATTCTATAGATGTACCACCAAAGCTAGCGAAAGATCTTCTCTGA
- the LOC112901604 gene encoding disease resistance protein RPM1-like: MAEMIAVSLSAKIAASLSAPAAVELSSLFAIRSGVAAAARELDLLRAFLRFADSRRGTDTPAAAWIDQVRDVAFELEDVADEYSFLSGRGFVRGCANLGAWFALSRRLRRARERLRELSVAKEEYDILPAVASAERLPAVGGSATVISRKVADTAHFLGEEEIVGFAAHRRLLIEWLAEDAEPRRTLVAVLGMGGVGKTTLATSVYKELAASFHFDCAAWVSVSKNFTTEDLLRKVFKELHRDVHTGVPTEVDEMNYRSLVEALQGFLSKKRYLVLLDDVWDAGAWYEIRSAFVENGTGSRIIITTRSQEVANLAKSTRIILLQPLSEKEAWTLFCNTTFREDTDRECPRHLELWALKILDKCSGLPLAIVSVGNLLALKEESEFAWKNVHDSLVWDESSDHRIGQVSSILNLSIDDLPYHLKRCFLYCSIYPEDFFVKRKILIRMWIAEGFVEEKKDATMEDVADDYLDQLVQRSLLQVIRKNEFGRAKRFQIHDLIRDLIISRSAKEGLFVFSKCTATFEANCNFRHLIIDQCRFSDLPTPKLAFLRSLHGFKTDLDASLLSQFRLLTVLSLWYIPTDKLPSSVTYLLNLCYLGIRSTLIKELPHELGRLHKLQTLDAKWSMVQRLPCSITKLKGLRHLILLRRQAADFRYQFPGKSVVLPDGMKNLTCLQTLKYIEADEKLVRSLGSFKRMRSLELSGVHEGNLIHLPSSISKMSRLTCLGIVSRDDHVQLDLESFSPPPLKLQKLTISGRLIGGKLPSWFGHLSNLMQLQLHSSELKEDSIRLLSSLPKLVDLSLMDTYKGNSLTFAAGCFPVLRKLKLQDLANLTHLEFQKGGLVNLHRLILGKCANLMTIPQGLEHLMHLRNLKLSEMPSELTENIQEVQELEGNHQDAGHTTIVKVICIQNECLLEKKIHTNLRTLQK; the protein is encoded by the coding sequence ATGGCGGAGATGATCGCCGTATCCCTCTCGGCGAAGATCGCCGCGTCCTTGTCCGCCCCGGCAGCCGTAGAGCTGTCCTCTCTCTTCGCCATTCGCTCGGGggtagccgccgccgcgcgcgagcTCGATCTCCTCCGCGCCTTCCTCCGCTTCGCCGACTCCCGCCGCGGCACCGacacgcccgccgccgcttggATCGACCAGGTCCGCGACGTTGCCTTCGAGCTCGAGGACGTCGCGGACGAGTACTCCTTCCTCTCTGGCCGGGGCTTCGTCCGTGGCTGTGCCAATTTGGGCGCCTGGTTCGCGCTCTCGAGGCGACTCCGGAGGGCGCGGGAGAGGCTTCGCGAGCTATCGGTCGCCAAGGAAGAATACGACATCTTGCCGGCGGTTGCCTCCGCGGAGAGATTGCCTGCAGTTGGCGGCAGCGCGACCGTCATCAGCCGGAAGGTAGCAGATACAGCGCACTTTCTGGGAGAAGAGGAGATCGTGGGCTTTGCGGCGCACAGAAGATTACTAATAGAATGGCTGGCCGAGGACGCGGAGCCCCGGCGGACGTTGGTCGCGGTCTTGGGGATGGGCGGTGTTGGCAAGACCACTCTAGCGACCAGCGTCTACAAGGAACTCGCCGCAAGCTTCCACTTCGATTGCGCCGCATGGGTGTCCGTCTCCAAGAACTTCACGACGGAAGACCTCTTAAGGAAAGTATTCAAAGAACTTCACCGGGATGTTCATACAGGCGTGCCGACGGAAGTGGACGAGATGAATTACCGGTCCCTGGTCGAGGCTTTGCAAGGGTTTCTGTCCAAGAAGAGGTACTTGGTGTTGCTGGATGATGTCTGGGACGCCGGTGCATGGTATGAGATCCGCAGTGCATTTGTTGAAAATGGAACAGGGAGCCGGATAATCATCACGACACGCAGTCAAGAAGTGGCTAATCTGGCAAAATCCACTAGGATTATCCTGCTGCAGCCGCTATCTGAGAAGGAGGCATGGACCTTATTTTGTAATACCACTTTCAGGGAGGACACAGATCGAGAGTGCCCACGGCATTTGGAGCTCTGGGCTTTGAAGATACTGGACAAATGTAGTGGTCTTCCATTGGCAATTGTGTCAGTGGGCAATCTCCTTGCGCTGAAGGAGGAAAGTGAGTTTGCTTGGAAGAACGTCCATGACAGTCTCGTGTGGGATGAAAGCTCTGATCACAGAATTGGGCAAGTGTCAAGCATACTGAATTTGAGTATCGATGATCTGCCATACCACCTGAAGAGATGTTTCCTTTATTGTAGCATATACCCCGAGGATTTCTTTGTCAAAAGGAAGATTCTGATCAGAATGTGGATTGCAGAAGGCTTTGTCGAGGAGAAAAAGGATGCTACAATGGAGGATGTCGCTGATGATTACCTGGACCAGCTAGTCCAACGCAGCCTGCTGCAGGTCATTAGGAAAAATGAGTTTGGACGTGCCAAGCGATTTCAAATCCATGACTTGATCAGGGATTTGATTATAAGTAGGTCAGCAAAGGAGGGACTCTTTGTATTCTCAAAATGCACAGCGACATTTGAGGCAAACTGTAATTTTCGTCATCTTATAATTGATCAGTGCAGGTTTAGCGACCTCCCAACTCCAAAACTGGCATTCCTTCGGTCCCTCCATGGGTTTAAAACAGATTTGGATGCCTCACTGCTGTCTCAATTCAGGTTATTAACTGTGTTGAGCTTATGGTACATTCCAACAGATAAACTTCCTAGTTCAGTGACTTATCTTCTCAATCTGTGTTATCTTGGCATCCGTTCCACTCTCATCAAAGAGCTACCACATGAATTGGGACGATTACATAAGTTGCAAACTTTAGATGCCAAGTGGTCCATGGTCCAGAGATTACCATGCAGCATAACAAAGCTGAAGGGTCTGCGCCACCTGATACTGCTTAGACGTCAAGCTGCAGATTTTAGGTATCAATTTCCTGGTAAATCAGTTGTGCTTCCAGATGGAATGAAAAATCTGACCTGTCTGCAGACTCTGAAATACATTGAAGCTGATGAGAAATTGGTCAGATCCTTAGGAAGCTTCAAACGAATGAGGAGCTTAGAGCTATCTGGTGTTCACGAGGGGAATCTGATTCATTTGCCATCATCCATCTCCAAAATGAGCCGCCTTACATGCTTGGGAATTGTAAGTCGGGACGATCATGTACAACTGGACCTCGAGTCATTTTCACCACCACCGCTGAAGCTACAAAAATTAACCATATCAGGGAGGTTAATAGGGGGTAAGTTACCTTCATGGTTTGGCCACCTTAGTAACCTCATGCAATTGCAGTTGCATTCTTCTGAACTCAAGGAAGATTCAATCAGATTGCTTTCATCGCTTCCTAAGTTGGTTGATCTTAGCCTCATGGATACATACAAAGGGAACAGTTTGACCTTTGCAGCAGGTTGTTTTCCGGTCCTTAGAAAACTAAAATTGCAGGACTTGGCTAATCTTACTCACCTAGAGTTTCAAAAGGGGGGCCTTGTCAATCTACATAGGTTGATTCTTGGCAAGTGTGCCAATCTAATGACAATACCCCAAGGTCTAGAGCACCTTATGCATCTCAGGAACCTAAAGCTTTCTGAAATGCCTAGTGAGCTTACAGAAAACATACAAGAGGTGCAAGAATTGGAGGGGAATCATCAAGATGCTGGCCATACTACAATTGTCAAGGTCATCTGTATACAAAATGAGTGTTTGTTGGAGAAAAAAATTCACACCAACTTGCGCACTTTACAAAAATAG